Proteins encoded in a region of the Anopheles aquasalis chromosome 2, idAnoAquaMG_Q_19, whole genome shotgun sequence genome:
- the LOC126581471 gene encoding nucleoporin Nup35, with product MEPMTLGSPSSLSGSNAAIGSGAGGPGYLPSFLMGDPPAAPRPNTLSPTRTRVSLAYGGLAGSPPDAMRSPTSMAALHQQQQQQQHHFVQPQHQQQQQQQQQQQQMSSSFMNVTPHTQHFLHMSTMQASSLANQFRNESFDANASITGPPTQGLFDSWRKEKQMLHTTARGSTGVAGGPGGVLHPAATEMTGPNQSFNDSIANQSGFNVSRVMSPIPVDYSRMANVPVSPPSTPFGGHPPLQVQQQPSQPTLPSNGSVGTSNWVTVFGFPQNASTLMLSHFVSIGTIVDKQFAPQNGNWVHLRYSSRLECMRALNYNGRIISPGLMVGVQYCNDPAVIGKENEDEGCSPTYEKPDNPLTRVRSLVNMSYTAEKEANAVATTAAAQKRSNGIVNKAMDLFFGW from the coding sequence ATGGAACCGATGACCTTGGGCAGTCCTAGCTCCTTGTCGGGCTCGAATGCTGCAATAGGGAGCGGTGCTGGAGGACCCGGCTATCTGCCGTCGTTTCTAATGGGTGATCCACCGGCCGCTCCGCGCCCAAACACCCTTTCTCCAACGCGGACCCGTGTTTCCCTTGCGTACGGTGGACTAGCCGGTTCCCCTCCCGATGCCATGCGCTCACCAACGTCTATGGCCGCgcttcatcaacagcagcagcagcagcagcatcatttcgTGCAGcctcaacatcaacaacagcaacagcagcagcagcagcagcagcagatgtctTCCTCCTTCATGAATGTAACGCCGCACACGCAACATTTCTTGCACATGTCGACGATGCAAGCTTCCTCGCTCGCCAACCAGTTCCGCAACGAATCATTCGATGCCAACGCCAGCATAACTGGGCCCCCAACGCAAGGGCTCTTCGATTCTTGGCGCAAAGAGAAACAGATGCTGCACACCACAGCAAGGGGTTCGACTGGCGTTGCTGGAGGCCCAGGAGGAGTGTTACATCCTGCCGCGACCGAAATGACGGGGCCAAACCAATCGTTCAACGATTCGATTGCCAACCAGAGTGGCTTTAACGTATCCCGTGTGATGTCTCCTATTCCGGTGGATTACAGTCGCATGGCAAACGTACCGGTTTCTCCGCCCAGCACACCATTCGGAGGTCATCCACCACtgcaagtgcagcagcagccatcccAACCAACGTTGCCCAGCAACGGTAGCGTGGGTACCTCGAACTGGGTTACGGTGTTTGGATTCCCCCAGAATGCATCCACGCTCATGCTATCACACTTCGTatcgatcggtacgatcgtcGATAAGCAGTTTGCGCCCCAAAACGGCAACTGGGTGCATTTACGATATAGCTCGAGGTTGGAGTGTATGAGAGCGCTCAACTACAATGGGCGGATCATCAGCCCTGGCTTGATGGTGGGCGTCCAGTACTGCAACGATCCGGCCGTTATCGGGAAGGAGAACGAAGACGAAGGCTGCTCCCCAACCTACGAGAAGCCGGATAATCCGCTGACGCGGGTGCGCTCACTGGTGAACATGTCGTACACGGCcgaaaaggaagcgaacgcCGTCGCAACCACGGCGGCCGCACAGAAGCGTAGTAATGGGATTGTAAATAAGGCGATGGATCTATTTTTTGGATGGTAA
- the LOC126570443 gene encoding phospholipase A-2-activating protein, with amino-acid sequence MVKIEDFKLSCELAGHKLDVRAVAEGGGFLVSGSRDKTAKIWSSNGNGYQESETLRNHSNYVGAVLVVEANGWICTASNDATIAIFRYPGGTEPIGVLKGHTSTVCALAMGHTATSLISGSWDKTAKLWTNAPGSMTNVTLVGHEAAVWAVACLSNDRYLTGSADKSIFVWNASGAKLAVLKGHKDCVRGLCPLPVASGGGFLSCSNDATIRHWNDTYECVKEFHGHTNYIYSLARSDAWGDSVFVSAGEDSTIRMWDLREGALGEALHLPAQSAWAVCGLRNGDIACGTSDAMVRVFTASSERVATDDQLAAFRVAVEVRQAEASKQLGGMNVNDLPGPESLLAEGKEGQTRIVRHPDGKILCYQWSSAGKWECVGDVMGASDGDSGKQLYEGREYDYVFSVNLTDDAPNLKLPYNRGEDPWFVAQRFIHKHNLPQVYLEQVANFIVKNSDNTAPVASAAANSYFDPFTGGSRYVPGSAAAHGFQPTAVNTDPFTGGSSYTTQTPNVAARTVPPANGSNGGNVDPFTSGGSYSTTGSSETKKSNTHFPHRHYILLENADLAKVLVKLKELNGKIEDSSLRMSDETLDDVVRYAGEIMSSSNAEPNSVCLTAIKYLFSAWPTELLFPIIDITRLVVREPRACEELFDDAFISVFLQHANHLPANQLMAARCFTNMLSHGAGRTIVVKHLRSIVDRLATIRAGSANLQIALVSFYLNLSMTQLEKLSSVEFCKVLATTVADLAGWLTDNEATYRCYQTFGNLLSVKGASDAVSDVLKGQSELTERILFHVSSELPNFAKLNECASYLVELLL; translated from the exons aTGGTAAAGATCGAAGACTTTAAGCTGTCCTGCGAGCTAGCCGGGCACAAGCTGGACGTGCGTGCGGTGGCCGAGGGTGGTGGCTTTCTTGTGTCCGGATCGCGCGACAAAACGGCCAAAATTTGGAGCTCCAACGG CAATGGCTACCAGGAGTCGGAAACGCTGCGAAATCACTCCAACTACGTCGGTgcggtgctagtggtggagGCGAACGGATGGATTTGCACGGCCAGTAACGATGCCACGATTGCCATCTTCCGCTACCCGGGCGGGACGGAACCGATCGGTGTGCTGAAGGGCCACACTTCGACGGTTTGTGCGTTGGCCATGGGACACACTGCAACGAGCCTGATCTCCGGTAGCTGGGATAAAACGGCCAAACTGTGGACGAACGCACCCGGCTCGATGACCAACGTGACGCTCGTGGGACATGAAGCGGCAGTCTGGGCGGTTGCGTGTTTGTCCAACGATCGCTACTTGACCGGTTCGGCGGACAAAAGTATCTTCGTTTGGAATGCATCCGGTGCGAAGCTGGCCGTGCTGAAGGGCCACAAGGATTGTGTACGCGGCCTGTGCCCACTGCCGGTTGCCAGTGGTGGCGGGTTCCTTAGCTGCTCGAACGATGCCACCATCCGCCACTGGAACGATACCTACGAATGTGTGAAGGAATTCCATGGCCACACTAACTACATTTACTCCCTTGCACGGTCCGATGCCTGGGGTGATAGCGTGTTTGTCAGTGCCGGAGAAGACAGTACCATCCGTATGTGGGATCTACGAGAAGGTGCCCTTGGAGAAGCGCTACATCTACCCGCCCAATCGGCATGGGCCGTTTGTGGGCTGCGGAACGGAGACATTGCGTGCGGTACGAGCGATGCCATGGTTCGTGTGTTCACTGCCAGTTCCGAACGGGTGGCCACGGATGATCAGCTTGCCGCTTTTCGCGTGGCGGTTGAGGTACGGCAAGCCGAAGCGTCTAAGCAGCTCGGTGGCATGAATGTAAACGATCTACCCGGACCGGAATCATTGTTggcggaaggaaaagaaggccAGACGCGTATCGTGCGCCATCCAGATGGTAAAATCCTTTGCTACCAGTGGAGCAGCGCCGGTAAGTGGGAGTGCGTCGGTGATGTGATGGGTGCGAGTGACGGTGACTCGGGCAAGCAGCTGTACGAGGGTCGCGAATACGATTACGTGTTTTCGGTGAACCTCACGGATGATGCACCGAACCTGAAGTTACCGTACAATCGCGGTGAGGATCCATGGTTCGTGGCGCAGCGCTTCATCCATAAGCACAACCTACCGCAAGTGTATCTGGAGCAGGTGGCCAACTTTATCGTTAAAAATTCGGACAATACGGCACCGGTGGCGAGTGCAGCCGCCAACAGCTACTTCGATCCATTCACCGGTGGCTCTCGGTACGTGCCGGGGTCAGCCGCTGCCCATGGATTCCAACCGACGGCCGTTAACACGGATCCCTTTACGGGCGGTTCTAGCTACACGACGCAAACACCAAATGTGGCCGCACGCACGGTGCCACCGGCGAATGGCAGTAACGGTGGCAATGTGGATCCCTTTACGTCCGGAGGAAGCTACTCGACGACGGGATCGAGCGAGACAAAGAAGAGTAACACGCACTTTCCCCATCGGCACTACATTCTACTCGAGAACGCGGACCTCGCTAAGGTGCTCGTAAAATTGAAGGAACTGAATGGTAAAATCGAGGATAGCAGCCTTCGAATGTCGGACGAGACGCTCGATGATGTGGTGCGGTATGCGGGCGAGATCATGTCGAGTAGCAACGCGGAACCGAATTCGGTCTGTCTGACCGCCATCAAGTATCTGTTTAGCGCGTGGCCTACGGAACTCCTGTTTCCGATCATCGACATAACGCGGCTCGTCGTGCGTGAACCACGTGCCTGCGAGGAGCTGTTCGATGATGCTTTCATCAGCGTGTTCCTGCAGCACGCCAACCACCTGCCCGCCAATCAGTTGATGGCAGCTCGGTGCTTCACGAACATGCTATCACACGGTGCCGGCCGTACGATCGTGGTGAAACATTTGCGGTCGATTGTCGATCGCCTGGCAACGATCCGTGCCGGCAGTGCCAACCTGCAGATTGCACTGGTGAGCTTCTATCTCAATCTGTCGATGACACAGCTTGAGAAACTGTCGTCGGTGGAGTTCTGTAAGGTGCTCGCCACCACGGTAGCCGATCTGGCCGGCTGGTTGACGGATAATGAGGCCACGTACCGCTGCTACCAGACGTTCGGCAATCTGCTGAGCGTGAAAGGGGCCTCGGATGCCGTGTCGGATGTTCTGAAAGGCCAGAGCGAACTGACGGAGCGGATACTGTTCCACGTGAGCAGCGAACTGCCGAACTTTGCGAAGCTCAACGAATGCGCTAGCTATCTGGTTGAGCTGCTACTGTAA